A genomic window from Nicotiana sylvestris chromosome 11, ASM39365v2, whole genome shotgun sequence includes:
- the LOC138881770 gene encoding uncharacterized protein gives MVPSSMVDMDGDLIEKLESLFADVNVLDVGEGSSKVDVQFVGPSAKINNWEATLLPTRKDSFYADFNDMTYMRNLRPSLKSQSNSKIVIQEIECDDELKYDEDETFDEIIEEELDGEPWFHDIREYIRMRVYPVQATGDQKRTIRWLASGFFFSGGILYKKTPDLGLLRCIDARQATTIMTEVHGDLIHSPPSELHTMSAPLPFVAWGMDVIGPIDPTAPNGHRFILVAIDYFTKWVEAKTFKAMTKKAMVDFVHSNIICQFGIPKMLPMSVLFKQIRRNFKAYYQLPKLHKAQGRQGIARGSMMKWGIKGQVEVPSVKRFSNFVGNTEGQTDGSEM, from the exons ATGGTTCCCAGTTCAAtggttgatatggatggagatttgattgaaaagttGGAGAGCttattcgccgatgtgaacgtGTTGGATGTTGGAGAGGGTTCGAGTAAagtggatgtgcaatttgttgggcccagtgcaaagattaacaattgggaagctactcttctccccaccaggaagga ttctttttatgctgacttcaatgacatgacatacaTGAGGAACCTCCGGCCGAGTCtcaaaagccaatctaattctaaaatagtaattcaagaaatagagtgtgatgacgaattgaaatatgatgaggatgaaacCTTTGatgagatta TagaggaagaacttgatggtgagccttggttccacgatatcagggagtacatcaggatgagggtgtatccggtacaagccacaggtgatcaaaagagaacaattcggtggttggcaagtggatttttcttcagtggagggatCTTGTACAAAaaaactccagatcttggattgttgagatgcatagatgctagacaggccacaactatcatgaccgag gtgcacggagatttgattcattctccaccatctgaattgcatacaatgtctgcaccattgccctttgttgcttggggcatggatgtcattgggccaatcgatccAACAGCACctaatgggcacaggtttattctggtggccattgactatttcaccaaatgggttgaagctaaaactttcaaggcTATGACCAAGAAGGcaatggttgattttgtgcactcaaatatcatttgccagtttgggataccaaag ATGTtaccaatgtcagttctgtttaagcaaataagaaggaatttcaaagcttactaccaacttccaaagttgCATAAGGCGCAGGGCAGACAAGGCATTGCTAGGGGTAGTATGATGAAATGGGGTATAAAAGGTCAAGTGGAAGTTCCATCGGtgaaacggtttagtaatttcgtGGGAAATACAGAGGGTCAAACAGATGGGTCAGAGATGTAA